The genomic interval TAAAATTGCCTATCGTCGTCAAAGTGTATATTCCTATACCTACCAATGCACTTGCAACGACGCTTTTTATAATACTTGAGTCCTTCCACATAAAAAAGAGGATACATGGGAAAGATAACAACAAAACTACATACCAAACATAAGTTCCTTTATCATATATAATAAATGGAACATCTTCCAGGGAAAAGCAGTAATTAAAATAGTCTTTACCAAAATGATCAATGAATAGCCTCCAATATAAAAATGCACTTAAGGGCAGTGAAACACCATAACAAAGTATTAGCGATGAAAGCTCAACTTTTTGTTCTGCAGGTTTCGCATTGATAATGAAATTTCGAACTGTATTACATAATCTAATTAGGATATTTATAAATCTTAAACTTCTTGAAGAGCACATGATATTGAATTAATTGTTTAGTGTGGATTAATTAAGTTTCAAAATTAGTATTAAAATTTATGTAGTACCTATAATGTTGTCATATTTCATAATGCCTAAAAATCATATATGTCACTAAAAGATGTTCTTCCCACTTTTGGTGGTTAAGTTGGGGGCAGCACTAATCTTTTTCTAAGCAATTCGAAGATGGCTCGACCATACATTTGCAGTTTGAAAATCTTTAGCTTATTTACATTACCTTCTACCGGGCCATTGCTCCAGGTCAAACTGATAGCTTTTTCAGTGGACTGGTAATCCCTTAACAGCCCATTTGCTAAAGTGGGTATCTCTAATGAATACGCACAACTTCTCTATGATTTCCGGAACGATCACGCTGATATTCCTGTTGCAAAAGTGAAAAACTGTTCTTTCTTCATTTTTACAATTTTAAATCTTGGAGTGACTATTATCCTGCAATCTCAAATTAAACAACAACTTCTAAATGTTTTTATTTCATAATTTTGTGAAATGAACAGAAAAGAGAATATAAGCGATTTTCATAGCCGGCATGGATGGGAACACCCTAAAAATGGGCAATTCAACGTGTATAACAGAGAAGAATTTTCTTGCGATAGTACATCCCTGCCGCCCAACCGCAGGGATTTTTATAAAATATCCATGATCACAAGAGGTACTGGAATATTAAGCTACGCTGATAAAGTCATCAGGATTGATAAACCATCCATTACCTTCTTTAATCCTTTAATTCCCTATTCGTGGGAGCCTACTTCGAACGATAAAGCCGGGTATTTCTGTCTGTTTACTGAGGATTTTATAAACCAAAGTCTTAAAAGTGAGAGTCTTTCACATTCACCTTTATTTAAGATAGGAGGCAATCATTTGTTTTTTCCTAAAATAGAAAGTATTGAGTTGTTAAAAGGTATTTTTGAAAACATGTTCCTTGAGATCCGGTCCGGATATGCCCATAAATATGAATTATTAAGAAGCTATGTGCAGATCATTATGCATGAAGCAATGAAAATACAACCTGCAGATACATTCTATCAGCCAGTTAATTCAGCAGAGCGTATCACTACTATGTTCCTGGAACTGTTAGAACTGCAGTTTCCTGTTGACTCCCCTACACAAACTTTGAAACTCAAAACAGCTAAAGAATTTGCTTTGCAGCTCAATATACATACCAATACGCTAAATAGAGTTTTAAAAGAAAGCACAGGCAAAACTACCACGGAATGGATTGCCAATAGAATTGTTAACGAGGCAAAAGCGTTGTTACAATTCAGTAATTGGGATATAACAGAAATTGCCTATAGCCTGGGTTTTGAATATTCGGCCAATTTTATCATTTTTTTTAAGAAGCAAACAAATATGACCCCTTTAAAATACAGGAAAACTCTCTGTACACCTATTTCCAAACTATAAAGGAAAACATCAAATCATCTTATTACATTCCTTTAAATGTCCGGTCTTACACCGATTTAATAATCATATGTTTGATTAGCATAATTTTAAACCAACCATAAAATGGAGCTTTGCTTCATAACAATAATGTATTTATGGAAAGTGAAAATCTATGTGAAAAAAATAGTGATGGTGCTGAGGTATCAGATGTCAACCTTTTTAATAAGGACAATACTCAACCGATCTCTCCAGCATGGACAGCGGTTTTCTCGCTAACAATGGGCGTCTTTGGATTATTAACAGCGGAGTACCTGCCTGCCAGTCTGCTAACACCGATGGCTTCAGAACTAGGGCTTTCAGAGGCGGTAGGAGGTCAGACAGTAACTGTGACCGCGATAGCTGCATTAGTTTCCGGATTGGTGTTACCCGGACTTACACGGTCTTTAGACAAAAGGATCGTATTGCTCAGCTTTTCTGCTTTGATGATCGTATCTAATCTTTTTGTTGCTTTCTCATCAAGCATAATCGTACTTTTATTGATGCGTACTTTGCTCGGAATTGCTCTTGGAGGCTTTTGGGCAATGGCAGCAGCAGTAGCAATGCGTCTTGTACCTTTGAAATTGGTGCCACGTGCCTTATCGATAATCTTCAGTGGCATAGCTGTCGGAACTGTGGTATCTGTGCCTCTGGGTAGCTATCTGGGAGGCTTGTTCGGCTGGCGCAGTGCCTTTTATGCAGCGGCGGCAGTTGGTATGGTGACGTTAGTTTTTCAATGGTTTACTTTGCCAAACCTGCCTCCACAGCGGGCAGCCAAATCTACAACAGTGCTTAAAGTACTGCTACGTCCGGGCATAATAGTAGGAATGCTGGGCTGCGTGCTGGCGCATATGGGCCACTATTCCCTTTTTACTTACGTCCGTCCCTTTATAGAGAATACAATAAGAATCGGCGCTGATGGAATAGCCATGATGTTGTTGGGCTTTGGAGCAGCGAACTTTGCCGGTACGCTTCTGGCAGGACGGCTCATGGAACACAGTCTGCGCTGGACATTAATAATTATGCCAATTTTGGTTGGAGTTGTAGCATTGCTCTTGGTATTGTTACCATCTTCTTTTACTGGACATGCATTGCTAATTGCCGTCTGGGGAATGGCTTTTGGCGGTGTGCCAGTTGCATGGTCAACGTGGGTGTCCACTTCAGTTCCAGATGAGGCAGAAAGTGCTGGAGGAATGGTTGTAGCAGCAGTACAAGGCGCCATTGCAGCGGGAGCAGCCATGGGCGGATTACTATTTAATTATGCCGGTATCTCTGGTGTATTCCTCACAGCAGGCATCTCAATGATTTTAGCCGGGGCATTTATCGCATTGTTAGTCAAGGTTAAAGCTATCCGTAAGGACGCTGGAAGAGCGGTTGTATCTCATCATTAAAACGAGGAGCAAACTATAATGGATTTCTCTGTTTGGTGCTTAGCTTTTCTAAATCAAAGATTTATAAAATGACTTTGTTATTTGAAGACATATTACCATCTTTTTTCTTTGAATTCCCTTAACCAGTTGCTTTGAGCCAGAAATCCCGAGCAAAAGCAATTTTTTTTATATTGCACGCACATAAATTTTATGCCATGGAAAACAATAAAACAATTTTTAAAGAGGAAGCCACAACGCAAAAAAATGTACCGTCCCTAGAGGTAAATCTAGAAGAAATCATACCTTCATTCCAAACGGTTTTTCCACAGACCCGTTACTTCGAGATAGATTCCAAAATTGCTGGAAACCGTTTCTCTGCGTGGGTCACTGTACCAGCTGGATACGACCAACAAAAGAGTGAATCATTTCCGATCGTCTATCAAATAGACGCAAATCTATATTTTCCCTCGACTGCACCGTTCCATCTCGCCACCCATGGAGATATTATGTCAACCCTACGTCCATTCATTTTGGTTTCCATAGGTTATTCCCAGGAAGAAAGTCACAGATGGGATTGGTTACGTGTTAGGGATTTGGTACCTTCTGGAGACGTCGTCCCGGAAATTTTTTATCAAACGTTGGATGGTACTGTTCAGGCAGGCCTTATGTCGCAGGAAGAGAGTTAAGTATATAGGGCAATGTTTGCTAAGCCTGCGGGTGATAAGTTTCTGGGTTTTTTGGAAAACGAACTTCATCCCCTTTTAACACAAACCTTTCAAATCGATCAAAATGACGTAGGCCTCTGGGGATTCTCTTATGGGGGGCTTTTCACGTCTTACGTGGCCCTTAAGCGTTCCAATCTCTTCAAAAATATTGGAGCGGGAAGTCCAGGTATTGTTGGCAAGAATAGCTATATCTTCAAACTCTATGACGAGGCTATAGCTTCTAAAATGGATTTTTCTGGCAGACGTCTGCATGTGACATTGGGCGCCCGTGAATTATCCTCCCCAGGTCCTTACCAATGGCTTACAGCGCGGGGGACTAGTGAGCTGCTTGCCCAAACTTCATTACAACCGTTGCCAGGCATGCAAGTTTCTAGTGAAATTATTCCATTGGAAACTCACCTAACTGGCGGTGTTCCTGCGTGGTTTAGCTTTCTGCGGACATTTTACAGCAAGTCCTAGTCAGGATTTAGCTATGTAAACAATTTTAAAATTATGCTTATATCACTTCATGAAAGAAGAAGAAATTTATAGCAATAAGACTCAATTTAAACCCGTTGGCGTAAACTGTATTATGGGCGAGATGGATCGCGCTTATGGTAGCGATCTTTGACCTCCCTGCAAAACCGGACTTCATAAAGTAGAGATTTTCGGATAGTCAGTTAGGAGTTTAGCAACAGCATACCAGCAAAGCTCAATAAAACAATTATTCAGACTACCTTTTAATTTCAATAAGTAACACCCAGGCATCGTAAACGGACTTGATGAATGATAAAAATATTGCTATCACTGTCCAATAAAGTCCAGAAGTACCGGATAATGTAAGAAAGATTCCTCCTATGATATACAATAGTGTCGCAAGTTGATCAAACAATAATGTAAAAAGATAAACGCGTTTGAATTCCTTCAACGATTGATAATATATTTTAAAATCCGCCCGCGTTATTAAGATCCAGACTATTGATCCAAGTATGATGGTTTCGTAACCAATTAAGGAATGACTTTTTTGGGGAACCAGTAAAAGAGCCGAAAAAATCAAGATCATTAATAATAGTATTAAAGCCACTGAAGCTTTAATTACCAGGAGTGGGAATGATAATATATGTGTGAGGTTGATCGAAATTCCAACAAAGATCAATCCCGTCAAAGTTGCTGCTGCCGCTGCTGTGGCTAAATAAAAGTCATTCCATTCTTTCATATTGTATGTTTATTGGTTAAATTATAAAATCTGTATAATGGACAACTACTCATGAAATGTCGATTTACAATTTCTTTATACATGTAAAAAGTCATTTCTAAAGGAAATAGTAACTGCACATGATTTCGTGTGCAGTTACTAGCTGCCGGGCTCACTAAGAGTTATTTCCAGTATGGGATATGTCGAGAAATTTGCAGTGCCGTGCCTCAAATAGCCACCTTCCACCTTCGAAAACAAGGCGATCGTCATATATTGCCGTGCTTTGATATGAAGATCCGTCGTGATTGGCTGCGTTTTCCGATAAAATCCAGCGTGCAGTTGCCTGATCTCCCGAGATTGTAATGATACCTGAATGAAGCTTCTGACAAAAAAAACGTTTTCCTGTTGCCAGCTTAAGGAATAGCTTTGCAATATTGTCCCGACCGCTACTTTCGATATTGAGAGGTTCGGCTAAGGTCCAGGTGCCATCTTCTATCCACAATGCTTCAAAACATTGCACATTTCCAGAAATACAGATGTCGGCAAAGGAATCCGCCAGCGCCCGGATTTGATACTCGTCTTCTAAAGCCTTCAGCCGCTCCTCAATGCTAGTCATAGCTTTCTGAACCTCCTGTCTCCAGCAGCTGTGTTACGCCATATACCACTAACAAGCCGCTCCCAATTTCCATGTGCTATAGCTTCCTGCTCAGCTTGAGATATTGAGGCTTGTGCTAAAAATGTGCGGGCACCTTTTTCGCCGCAGCTTTGATAAGGCCAGTCCTGGGAAAACATCATTCGTTCGACTCCTACAATCTCAATGGTTCGGGAAAAGTAGTGCTGACTGAAAATACCGCTTGGCGTGTAGTAGACGTTTTGTTTGAAGTAGTCAGCGATGGGCCGTTCCAGTTTGAGGCCCGCATGGTTTAGTTGTGCAATGCGGTCCAGATAGAATAGGACTACTTCGCCCCAGTGACCGACAATTACTTGAAGGTTGGGGTAACGGTCAAAGACTCCGGTAAGTACCATACGCAGGAGTTGTATACCAGTCTCGTAATGCCAGCCGATGGCCCCCATGGAAAGCATGATATCGGCAATCTGACCTATACCAGAATAATAAGCATCGCGCACTCCCGATGGAGGGAGCTGCGGATGGATATAAAGCGGTACATGTAGTGCTTCTGCAGCCTCATAGATTGGATTAAAATCAGGATGATCCATATTACGCTCATGGACACGTCCATTTAAAAGCGCACCTTTGAGTCCAAGGTCCTGCACAGCGCGTTGTAACTCTTTTGCAGCTGCAATTGGTGAGGGAACAGGAAGGGTAGCAAACCCATCGAAACGATCTGGTCGGTTTGCAATAGCGCCAGTGAGGATATCGTTAAAATCTCTCGCAACTGCTATTGAATCGGCTGGTTTAAAATTCTGAACGCCAGGTGAGGGCAGGGACAATACCTGCACGTCAATGCCGGCATCATTCATTGCCTGAATGCGAATATCTTTCAGATCTTCCAATTGTCTGGCATATTGGTGACCATTCATGGAGACTGTAAAGTCTTGTATTGTAGCAGTTGCCTCCCAGGCTTTGCGTACCTGGGGAGGTACAAAATGTTCTTCTAAAGCTATTATTTTCATTGTTTTTTTAGATAATTTCGTTTTTGCGTACCTCAACCAATGTGTTGCGCTAAAAATTGAGCAGTGCGTTCGTCAGCTATTCTTGCCTTCTCTTCCGATCTACGTTTGCCCAGAGCACATGCAAATCCATGATGTTGTCCCGGATAGTCGTAGATTGTGATTTGCCCGTTGCCATCGAATGCAGCATGGATCTGGTCTTGAATTTCTTGACCAACATGCTCATCGAACTCAGGCATATGTAACATGAGTGGGTTTCTGATGGTATCTTTTTCACTTAACATACGCTCAATTTGTACACCATAATAAGAAACTGCTGCATCGATATCAGTACGGGCTGAGGCAAATGCAGCCATTCGCCCACCAAGACAATATCCGATCAGGCCAATTTTCGCCTTATTGCCAACAATCTCGCGGGCTTTGTTGATTGTGGTCTGTACGTCATGTACCCCCTTATCTGTGTTGAAGCGAATAACCACATCCACAGAACGTTTCATGGTTGAGGTTATGTCTGGATCTAATTCCATGCCTGGATCGAGACGCCAGAAAAGATCGGGTGCAATAGCCAGATAACCGCTCTGGGCTAAAAGATCGCAGCGCCAGCGAATGTCTGTATCTACCCCGAAAATTTCCTGGATAACGATAATCGCGCCCCGAGGTCTACCATCGG from Pedobacter sp. WC2423 carries:
- a CDS encoding helix-turn-helix domain-containing protein, with the translated sequence MNRKENISDFHSRHGWEHPKNGQFNVYNREEFSCDSTSLPPNRRDFYKISMITRGTGILSYADKVIRIDKPSITFFNPLIPYSWEPTSNDKAGYFCLFTEDFINQSLKSESLSHSPLFKIGGNHLFFPKIESIELLKGIFENMFLEIRSGYAHKYELLRSYVQIIMHEAMKIQPADTFYQPVNSAERITTMFLELLELQFPVDSPTQTLKLKTAKEFALQLNIHTNTLNRVLKESTGKTTTEWIANRIVNEAKALLQFSNWDITEIAYSLGFEYSANFIIFFKKQTNMTPLKYRKTLCTPISKL
- a CDS encoding MFS transporter — protein: MESENLCEKNSDGAEVSDVNLFNKDNTQPISPAWTAVFSLTMGVFGLLTAEYLPASLLTPMASELGLSEAVGGQTVTVTAIAALVSGLVLPGLTRSLDKRIVLLSFSALMIVSNLFVAFSSSIIVLLLMRTLLGIALGGFWAMAAAVAMRLVPLKLVPRALSIIFSGIAVGTVVSVPLGSYLGGLFGWRSAFYAAAAVGMVTLVFQWFTLPNLPPQRAAKSTTVLKVLLRPGIIVGMLGCVLAHMGHYSLFTYVRPFIENTIRIGADGIAMMLLGFGAANFAGTLLAGRLMEHSLRWTLIIMPILVGVVALLLVLLPSSFTGHALLIAVWGMAFGGVPVAWSTWVSTSVPDEAESAGGMVVAAVQGAIAAGAAMGGLLFNYAGISGVFLTAGISMILAGAFIALLVKVKAIRKDAGRAVVSHH
- a CDS encoding alpha/beta hydrolase-fold protein; protein product: MFAKPAGDKFLGFLENELHPLLTQTFQIDQNDVGLWGFSYGGLFTSYVALKRSNLFKNIGAGSPGIVGKNSYIFKLYDEAIASKMDFSGRRLHVTLGARELSSPGPYQWLTARGTSELLAQTSLQPLPGMQVSSEIIPLETHLTGGVPAWFSFLRTFYSKS
- a CDS encoding nuclear transport factor 2 family protein; this translates as MTSIEERLKALEDEYQIRALADSFADICISGNVQCFEALWIEDGTWTLAEPLNIESSGRDNIAKLFLKLATGKRFFCQKLHSGIITISGDQATARWILSENAANHDGSSYQSTAIYDDRLVFEGGRWLFEARHCKFLDISHTGNNS
- a CDS encoding amidohydrolase family protein yields the protein MKIIALEEHFVPPQVRKAWEATATIQDFTVSMNGHQYARQLEDLKDIRIQAMNDAGIDVQVLSLPSPGVQNFKPADSIAVARDFNDILTGAIANRPDRFDGFATLPVPSPIAAAKELQRAVQDLGLKGALLNGRVHERNMDHPDFNPIYEAAEALHVPLYIHPQLPPSGVRDAYYSGIGQIADIMLSMGAIGWHYETGIQLLRMVLTGVFDRYPNLQVIVGHWGEVVLFYLDRIAQLNHAGLKLERPIADYFKQNVYYTPSGIFSQHYFSRTIEIVGVERMMFSQDWPYQSCGEKGARTFLAQASISQAEQEAIAHGNWERLVSGIWRNTAAGDRRFRKL
- a CDS encoding dienelactone hydrolase family protein; the encoded protein is MSFTTKIQSYDGVGKFNVYVAEPDGRPRGAIIVIQEIFGVDTDIRWRCDLLAQSGYLAIAPDLFWRLDPGMELDPDITSTMKRSVDVVIRFNTDKGVHDVQTTINKAREIVGNKAKIGLIGYCLGGRMAAFASARTDIDAAVSYYGVQIERMLSEKDTIRNPLMLHMPEFDEHVGQEIQDQIHAAFDGNGQITIYDYPGQHHGFACALGKRRSEEKARIADERTAQFLAQHIG